One window from the genome of Emys orbicularis isolate rEmyOrb1 chromosome 22, rEmyOrb1.hap1, whole genome shotgun sequence encodes:
- the TNFRSF4 gene encoding tumor necrosis factor receptor superfamily member 4, with protein sequence MAGRVLAKFVVSSFTAVLFFLLLSAMQCSGLICGQFEYPLHKRCCKECAPGEGMRNRCSPSSGTECVPCQDGYYNSKHNYYSCKSCTICDTDRGSIEVKKCDKITDTVCVCMKGYTPYDSGSSEESPSGNECFPCPDGHFSNGNNDRCWPWTNCTAYGKKTLRAGTKIEDAICDDQDKQATTLQTSTSYLSIISRRSNGSTTAPTPFTSKDTLSTTPVIKETNWGSLSLILICLTLLMVSGMSILLLIIQTTKKEKPKRPPVNGQLDGRSFRIPIQEEQIDSNSSLIKN encoded by the exons ATGGCTGGGCGAGTATTAGCCAAATTTGTCGTCTCTTCTTTTACTGCTGTTTTGTTCTTCCTGTTGCTCTCTGCTATGCAGTGTTCAGGACTGATTTGTGGACAATTTGAATATCCCTTACATAAAAGATGCTGCAAAGAGTGTGCTCCTG GTGAGGGAATGAGAAACCGCTGCTCGCCATCATCAGGAACCGAGTGCGTCCCCTGCCAAGATGGATACTATAACTCAAAGCATAATTACTATTCGTGCAAAAGCTGCACCATCTGTGACACAG ATAGGGGAAGCATTGAGGTGAAGAAGTGCGATAAGATCACAGATACAGTTTGCGTGTGCATGAAGGGTTACACTCCATACGACAGCGGATCGTCAGAGGAATCTCCATCAGGAAACG AATGCTTCCCTTGTCCTGATGGGCATTTTTCCAATGGAAACAATGACAGATGTTGGCCCTGGACCAA CTGCACCGCTTATGGTAAAAAGACTCTGAGAGCTGGGACAAAAATAGAAGATGCCATCTGTGATGACCAGGACAAACAGGCCACCACACTCCAAACATCCACCTCATACCTCTCTATCATCAGCCGCAGAAGCAATGGATCTACTACAGCACCCACCCCCTTCACGTCCAAAGACACCCTTTCCACCACTCCCGTTATAAAGGAGACTAACTGGG GGTCTTTATCGCTCATTTTGATTTGCTTAACGTTGCTCATGGTATCTGGAATGTCCATCCTCCTCTTGATTATCCAGACGACCAAAAAGGAGAAGCCAAAGAGGCCTCCTGTGAATGGACAACTTG ATGGAAGGAGCTTTCGAATTCCTATCCAGGAAGAGCAAATCGACTCCAATTCCAGCCTCATCAAAAACTGA